The following proteins are encoded in a genomic region of Methanoculleus oceani:
- a CDS encoding metallophosphoesterase family protein, translating into MTDVLLLADLHGNYGKLDAFLSYDYDAVIIAGDITNFGPLEPVDSVLSNFEVPCFAIPGNCDPREIIDVLERSDAVCLHNSWIALGKITLAGLGGSNKTPFNTPFELTEEEIDRELTRIANHMDKNVHNVLLSHAPPYEALDSVSEDHVGSRSIRKHMTRFDLVCCAHIHEARGITEVDGVTVVNPGPASEGYGAIIHFGKEPKDIHIDLIAV; encoded by the coding sequence ATGACGGATGTGCTACTCTTAGCAGATCTGCACGGTAACTACGGAAAGCTTGATGCTTTTCTCAGCTACGACTACGATGCAGTCATCATTGCAGGCGACATCACCAACTTTGGTCCACTTGAGCCTGTAGATTCGGTACTCTCCAACTTTGAAGTACCGTGTTTCGCAATCCCCGGCAACTGTGATCCCCGCGAGATCATCGACGTGCTTGAGCGCTCGGATGCGGTCTGTCTGCACAACTCGTGGATCGCCCTTGGCAAGATAACGCTCGCCGGTCTCGGGGGTTCGAACAAGACCCCCTTCAATACGCCGTTTGAGCTGACGGAAGAAGAGATTGACAGAGAACTCACCCGGATCGCCAACCACATGGACAAAAATGTCCACAACGTCCTGCTCAGCCATGCCCCGCCGTACGAGGCACTGGATTCCGTCAGCGAGGATCACGTCGGGAGCCGGAGCATCAGGAAGCACATGACCCGGTTCGACCTGGTCTGCTGTGCCCACATCCACGAGGCACGGGGTATAACCGAGGTCGACGGCGTCACCGTCGTCAATCCCGGACCCGCCTCAGAAGGCTACGGCGCTATCATCCACTTCGGGAAGGAGCCGAAAGATATCCATATCGACCTTATTGCTGTCTAG
- the cyaB gene encoding class IV adenylate cyclase, whose product MLEVEAKFGVRDPEDVRVRLDRKGVQMARRQRERDVYYNAPHRDFGQTDEALRVRYDDTGFTVTYKGPRVRVGSAKAREEFNLKVASGETLEGILSRLGFRLAATVSKMREFYEMGDVTVTLDDVEGLGTFIEIEILTEDDKEDAADRIGVIAKELGVDGPPIYTSYLEMLLSRQQ is encoded by the coding sequence ATGCTCGAAGTGGAAGCAAAGTTTGGGGTCAGAGACCCGGAGGACGTCAGGGTCCGGCTCGACAGAAAGGGAGTGCAGATGGCCCGGCGGCAGCGGGAACGCGATGTCTACTACAACGCCCCCCACCGTGATTTCGGGCAGACCGACGAGGCGTTGCGGGTCAGGTACGACGATACCGGGTTTACCGTGACCTACAAAGGGCCAAGGGTCCGGGTCGGGAGCGCAAAGGCCCGCGAGGAGTTCAACCTGAAGGTAGCCTCGGGGGAAACCCTCGAGGGGATCCTCTCCCGTCTCGGTTTCCGGCTTGCCGCCACGGTCTCAAAAATGCGGGAGTTCTACGAGATGGGGGACGTGACGGTCACGCTCGACGACGTCGAGGGGCTCGGGACGTTCATCGAGATCGAGATACTGACAGAAGACGATAAAGAGGACGCTGCCGACCGGATCGGAGTGATTGCAAAAGAATTGGGTGTAGACGGTCCACCGATCTACACCTCGTATCTGGAGATGCTGCTGTCTAGACAGCAATAA